From Pseudomonas hormoni:
TGTTGATCAATCCGGATGAATTGCACACTGGCCACAAGGGCACGGAAGACGGTTGGCTGTACCGGGCGTTTTACCCCGACAGTGGGCAGATTCTCTCGCTGCTGACCGAGCTGGAACTGCCGACCCACGCCTTGCCGGCGTTTGGCGCCACGCTGTATCGCGATCCCGATCTGGTGAAGGGCTTCTGCCAACTTCATCGCCTGCTCGAGACGCCGTCCACCGCCCTGCAACAGCAGACCGCCTGGCGGGAAATGATGCTGTCGTTGCTGCAACGTCACGCCGCTGTCCCGGACGCTGGCAAACCCGGCAAGGAACACCGGGCGGTGACCCTGGCCAAGGAACTACTGCAGGCGCAACTGGCGGCGCCGCCGTCGCTGGAAGAACTGGCGGCAGCGGTGAACCTGTCGCCGTTCCACTTCGCCCGGGTATTCCGCCGCGCCACTGGCATGCCACCGCACACATGGCTGATACAGCAACGTATCGCCCGGGCACGAGGGTTATTGCAGAGTGGATGTTTGCCGCTGGAAGTGGCCACACAATTGGGGTTTGCCGACCAGAGCCACCTGAATCGGCAGTTCAAGCAGGTTTACGGAGTTGGGCCGGGGGCGTATCGAAGTGCTCGGCAGTTGCCCGGATATTGATGGCGATGAAGATGCAAATGTGAGAGACGGCACCGAATGGCGATGACGAATGGCAGGGTGAAGACAGTTGCTCCCACATTTGATTTGTGTTTATTCGCCGGTGGCGACGCCACGCGCAGGCTCGTTGATCCACTCGCTCCACGACCCGGCATACAACGACCCCAACGGATATCCCGCGAGGCACAAGGCGAACAGGTTATGGCAAGCCGTCACGCCGGAACCGCAATACGCCACCAGATCACTCGGCGAACGATTGCCCAGTTTCGCCGCAAACCGCTGCTTGAGCTGATCGGCCGGCAGGAAATGCCCGTCGCTGCCCAGGTTGTCGGTGAACGCCGCGCATTGCGCGCCGGGAATGTGTCCGGCAATCGGGTCGATCGGTTCCACTTCGCCCTTGAAACGCGGCAAGGCGCGGGCATCGAGCAGGGTCAGGGCGGGTTGGCCGAGACGTTGTTGAAGCTGTTCGGCGCTCAGGGTCAGCGCGTTGTCCGGCGTCCCGTTAAAGGTGCCACGCTCAACACCGGGAGCATCAAGACTCAGGGGCAATCCCGCCGCGTGCCAGGCCTTGAGCCCGCCATCGAGGATGAACACACCGTCGCGCTTGCCCAGCCAGGTCAGCAACCACCAGGCCCGCGCCGCGTAGGCGCCTGGACCGTCGTCATACAAAACCACATCGCTGTCGGCATTGATGCCCCAGGTCTGCAAACGCTCGATCAACTCTTCAGGTTCTGGCAACGGATGGCGTCCGGTCACCCCTTTGACCACTGTCCCGCTCAAGTCACGCTCAAGATCGGCAAAACTCGACCCGGCGATATGCCCTTCGGCA
This genomic window contains:
- a CDS encoding AraC family transcriptional regulator — protein: MDTDQGESIRFWQTAPLAGVELLSARYIEHRFAPHVHDGYVIGMIMAGAQRYRYRGAEHLAGSGTLVLINPDELHTGHKGTEDGWLYRAFYPDSGQILSLLTELELPTHALPAFGATLYRDPDLVKGFCQLHRLLETPSTALQQQTAWREMMLSLLQRHAAVPDAGKPGKEHRAVTLAKELLQAQLAAPPSLEELAAAVNLSPFHFARVFRRATGMPPHTWLIQQRIARARGLLQSGCLPLEVATQLGFADQSHLNRQFKQVYGVGPGAYRSARQLPGY
- a CDS encoding sulfurtransferase, translating into MPIAQLISPQALDLKKEQPGLVILDCRFALEDPDYGQRSYAEGHIAGSSFADLERDLSGTVVKGVTGRHPLPEPEELIERLQTWGINADSDVVLYDDGPGAYAARAWWLLTWLGKRDGVFILDGGLKAWHAAGLPLSLDAPGVERGTFNGTPDNALTLSAEQLQQRLGQPALTLLDARALPRFKGEVEPIDPIAGHIPGAQCAAFTDNLGSDGHFLPADQLKQRFAAKLGNRSPSDLVAYCGSGVTACHNLFALCLAGYPLGSLYAGSWSEWINEPARGVATGE